The Eleutherodactylus coqui strain aEleCoq1 chromosome 10, aEleCoq1.hap1, whole genome shotgun sequence genome contains the following window.
CCCGACACACACAGCTTCAGGCGGGCTCACcatattccctaaacaaacccctctgtactccgatAACCTGCTCCCTGCCAGCCGTCATataccgccccctgcagtcatcccaccataccgtgcccatccccgtattacctgtagtatgtcagctcgttggagccccgcacccctactgtctccatcagctcatctctacatagaccCGGGTTTGTATCTGTTCCCCGTCttgtaaataaagattattgttctATGTAATAATATATGGCAAGGCTCCTCCTAATCCGGCACCAGTGGGGTTGGGTAGCTGCCGGATTACCAGATATTCTGGATTATCAGTGATAGAATGGATACAGAATCCTGACAGGGAGTAGCAAGTTGCCGGATGAAAGGAATTGTTCCCTCTCCTTCCTGTTATTCCTTAGGCACGCCCACGGAGGAGACGTGGCCCGGGATCCTCTCGAATGAAGAATTTAAATCCTACAACTACCCCAAATATTATCCAGACCCCATCCAGAAACATGCTGCCAGGTACGGGCACCGCCGCCACCCGCTGCCCTTCCtcgctcctcctcctctaatgCCATGCTTTATCTCCTGCAGGCTGGATACAGACGGAGCCAACCTTCTCTCCAAGTTCCTTCAGGTAGGCGGAGCCACCGATCGCCTGGCAGGCATGCAACTACTACTCTCAGCATGGCGTTGTAGTGCCCCAGGCTGCTGACCGCTGCTGTGCGGCCCTCGTGGACGCTTATGTTCATGGAATCTGTTTTTCTACAGCTGGAAGGAAGGAAACGGATCTCCGCCGAGGAAGCCATGAAACACTCCTACTTCCAGGAACTGGGCGAGAGGGTTCACAAACTCCCAGACAGTAAGTGCTgcaacctgcccccccccccccatcccctttaCTATACCCCATCCCCGTCCCCTTTACTGCCCCCCCATCCCCTTTACTAGACCCCATCCCCTTTACTAGACCCCGTCCCCTTTACtaggccgatattcctgcaggaggatttcatcaccgagtgggatctacTCCATGATGAACTCTGGAGCccaatgctactagatgggggtaataaagggggtCAGTGTGTATCACCATCTGGGAGGGCTGGGCGACAGTCAGTATgagcacccagctttcctggagtCCTGACTGTCCCTGCAGCCTACTGCTGCACAGTGGGACCAGATCGTTGCTTAGAAGGTAGATGTGCCACGAGGTCACCCAGAAAGTCTAAATTCTTGCCGTTTATTTCCAGCTACTTCCATCTTTGCACTGAAAGACATCCATCTGGAGGAAGAGAACAAGATTCGGGCGGCCACGGAATCTGGTAAGACCCCTTCCAGGACTGGCTAGACCATTGTGCAAATACAAGCCTGCTGGGACTTGTACCCAGGCTGTATAAGGGCAGGGACCGGACAGCTGCTAAAGGACACCCAAGAAGAACAGCATCCGTTCCTACCCCAGCATACACGCTACATGCGAGTAAACCAGCAGTACACGCGTGCCGTCCCAGGGTGAGGGGTCATACGGGCCGCAGACGCTGGTGCTGATGGTACTAACCCTGCTGtaaccctacaaaaccataagacCCAAACCCAACGCACTTCTCCCATAGGTAGTTGTTGGAGTCATCGGGGAAGATTCGTAAGGACGGACTTGGAGAGCAGGAAAGTCCCCTATCCCCCACGATGTGGACGCTCATCAGGGATGTGTAGGGTTCCAGCAGGGTTGGCATCTGCTGCGTGGGGGCGCACTTGTCAGGGCGATGGTAGGTCCTGTATATggtcagtgtgctatcagaacatATAGGCCGTCCGGTATCTGTGTGTAGTACCAGCAACATCTGAGTCGACAAGCGGCGAGTGCCGCAGTAATGCCGGCCGTCTGACCCTTCACCTCGGACGACACGTGTGTATTTCTTGTTTAATCTCGTTTTGTGTGAATATTGGGCTAATAATGGTTTTAAAGTATCTGTGAATAAAGGtttatattcttaaaggggtttgctgagacttgtagttgcATACTGTAGCCTGGATGCAATTAACATATGCTCagctgttttaaaggggttgtaaactattgatagcctatcctcaaagtaggccatcaatagtagatctgtaCATCTGACTCCCACCATTGAACTGTTGGCTGGGCTTGTGCACTTATCCACtgcgctgatttctgcagaaagcagacagctccattcccactacagtggccaggcttggtattgcaggtttaCGTTCCCATTAAAGTGTAtggatgtaataccaagcctggccactgcagtgggaatggtgctgtctgcttcctgcaacatcAGCTCTGTGCATTGGTCCATAGAACAGCCAATAAGCATTGGTCTTAGGTGACTGAGCtgtgccgatctactattgatggcctattctgaggataggccatcagtattttacaactgaacatcccctttaagtattccAGAAGAGCCATTCAGTGAAGGCAAGCAGAGGTCTGGAACACAATGAcaagtgacataatagtgactctTTGTTTCTGTTTGCAGTTCACATCCAGTCTCGGAGGCTCAGCCTTGTTCTTGGTTGAATACTTGGAGGGTCTGTTGTTGAAGCAAAAATTTGGCCCTACAGCTGAAGGAGCCCGAGGCCGGGCAGAGTCTGACTTGACTGCTCTTTGAGCCTGCAGTAGGTGGACAAGTGGACATTAAGCAGTGCCAGCATGTGGCATCTCCAATACCCATATTATCTTTCCCGTTGCCGTGCGGACACTATGTGCTGATCTGCTGCTGTTCCTCTGGGGACGTCTTTGCCACACCCCCGCCGTGTGTCCCGCCCCTGCTGAACGtcctctccttgctctcccttgTGTGCCGCCCCTCCTACTCTACTCCCAGCCGCACTAGGATGTGCTTAGTTTCTCTACATGAAGATTTGGCCCAGAGGTGACATCTCCATCCTGAGGAGAGCCGATGACTTAACTCAAGGCCCAGACTCCTCTGTATGGCTCTGGCTGAAGGGGGGTCTGAAAATGGCCATTAAGAACCAGGAAAAGGGGGAAACCGATGCTCTGGCCAGACTCTAGTGTTAGAGCAAGGTGGGGCTGCAGGAAGAATGTGGTGGGAAGTGAGGAGGACTTGTTACAGTTGGCCTGGGTGAGCGGTGGTTGACTTATCCCGCACTTGTAGAAGGAGGAACGAGGTGTCAATTCGCTTTTCTCAGGAAGCCGGATGCAGGACTGTGCCTGAGGCAGGAGTCAGTATTACAGAGGGGCTCGAGCGCCCTCGCAGCTGCGTGCAGGTACCAAAGCTTTGCATTCTGTAGAGAACGGAAAGGATGAGCGTGAACTATATGTAATGTATACACGAGCGGCCCTTCCCTACTCTCATCCCTTTTTAGTTTGCCACCCAGGGGAGGAGCAAGGAAAgggctccgccccctcctcctGCTACATATCAGATGTATGAACAACTAATAAAACCGTGAACCAAGTTCTGCCTGGTCTGTGCTTGCCTTATGACCTTGAAGGGGCGACGCCAACCCCCCTAAAACACCTGTGAAAGCCACGGGGCGAAGAACATTGTTATATCGGAGGTGAGATGGGGGTGCTGGagcttctctttaaccccttcactccctaggatgtacatttatgtcctgggggGTGCAaggtttgtatggaggaggatTGGAGGTTGATagcactccatacaatgcgggtgccgacCATGGAAGCCACAAGGCCTTTCTAGGACTGCCCGGAAACACAAAAATGGAGTCTGAGTGCCTGAAAGCGGAATAGATTCTCGGAGCACGAACAAAATGGAGCCTACGGGGAGCGCAGCGAGGCTGGAGGGCTGCCATCGGCAGCGAGGCTGGATAGTAGCACCATCTCCTCATTGACGTGGAATGCCACCACCTTGTCCTGCTGCACTACAGTGAAGCGTAGCGGAGAAGGTGGCAAGCTCTGAGACTCGACGAATGGAGCCAACTGCCACCAAGAACACCACCTTGTGTGCCTAAAGGTGAGCTGGGAGATCTTGCATAGGTTCGAAGGGACGTGATAGAAGTGCATCTCGGATCAGGTTAAGGTCCCATGGTGGAATCGGAGGAGGAGCTAGCTTTCATCATAGTCGGGATGACCGGTTCAGTAAAATCCCGAGCCCTCAGCACTGCTTCAACctccaccactagggggactAGAGGAGTTGTCCATCCTAAAAGGCCTTGTAATATCATCACCGTGACAACGAAGGGGGGAGAATAATGACATCATGGAGAAGGACACTCGCCCATCTTTAGAATGACTCCTGTAGTCCAGCAGAGTGCGCCCCAGGGCTTGCCTACCCTTTGTGGAGGGCAGCTATGGCTGGTGGGTCACAGTTAAACTGGTGTTAACCCTCCTTTTCTTCAGAGGTTCGGGGCATACAACAGGGTGGTTGGTTTCTCTGTGATAGCCGTCCATGGTGGGCAAACAGTAGGAGGCTAGTGCCTGCCATACAGTGCTAAAGGAAGTCCTAGAAACCGGACTGAAGACTGGTAACAGAGAGGTCTGCTGCCTACGGACACTTCAGAGTaatgatccgcgccaccatataataaataatgagagtgactcacctggtgcccagcgGGGTTCCCGTAGACCGTTAAATCCTTGGGGAACACCCCGCCTGCACCTGTGATCCGAGTGTGCCTGTAGTAATATACGAAGAGACTTCAGATATCCTTCGATGGGGAAGGAGAGCCGCCGGAATGAAAGGAATCCCAAGGAGAGAAAACTTCCCTCAATGGGTTAAAACGGGTAAATCTTCAAATAGAAAAagctctttccgcgctcctgctggagctcctcttCGGAAAAAATGAACTGTCGTGGCGGACAGGATTTATATAAATTAATCATAAATGTATTTCCGAATAAAAGATTGCATGCAAGTGGAGATCTTGCAGCGATagttatacaacgcgtttcggcgttcttaaaggggtggtctcgcggcagcaagtgggtctatacacttctgtatggccataataatgcactttgtaatgtacattgtgcattaaatatgagccatacagaagttataaaaagttttatacttacctgctccgttgctggcgtcctcgtttccatggagccgactaattttcgccctccgatggccaaattagccgcgcttgcgcagtccgggtcttctgctgtcttcaatggggccgctcgtgcagaatgccgtctccgtgtagctccgccccgtcacgtgccgattccagccaatcaggaggctggaatcggcaatggaccgcacagaagagctgcggtccacggaggaagaggatcccggcggccatcttcagccggtaagtatagaagtcaccggagcacgggattaaggtaagcgctgagcggtttttttttacgtccctgcatcggggttgtctcgcgccgaacgggtggggggtttgaaaaaaaaaaaaaccgtttcggcgcgggacaacccctttaagacgcctttctcaagtatacAGATAGATCAAAATGCAACCTTTAAATAGCATGTCTTACCTGTAACTCCCACCTCCAAAAAGGTAAGACATGCTATTTAAAGGTTGCATTTTAATCTATCTgtatacttgagaaaggcgtcttaagaacgccgaaacgcgttgtagaACTATCGCTGCAAGATCTCCACTTGCATGCAATCTTTTATTCGGAAATACATTTATGATTAATTTATATAAATCCTGTCCGCCACGACAGTTCATTTTTTCCGaagaggagctccagcaggagcgcggaaagagctTTTTTCTATTTGAAGGCCTACGGACACTAAGCTACAACTGatttagcttggtgcctgcaggggtAGTAGAGCTGGTAGCAGAAAAAGTGGCAGCTCCTGCTTAGTGttcgccccctagtggcagcagctataccccgcagtctacatagtatgttaggctgaagggagaccatgtccatctagctcaGACTGTTTCtacccccattgttgatccagaggaaggcaaaaaactccgaATGAGGCAGAATTCTAATGTAACTTATGAGAAAAGTACTTTCTAcccacaaaaaataaaatcatttcCCCGCTGGTTTTGCAATGTCTTGTTGTGTTGCTCGCAGCGCAGTATGAAGGTTACCTTTAGGGCTCTCTTACACAATGGGGCCCTGCAGACATGCGATCGATCGCAGCACAAGATGGCGCTTTCCAGCGATTTTGagcggtctgctctatttttcagcgttttgCACACCCTCGCCATGATGCCGTCTGTTTCTGGCATTCCCTGCACTGGATAAACGTAATATTCCGCCGTCCGCGGCGTTACGGATCTGATACCTATagacctttttttttgcttttatctttttcaatatttaaagctttatgtaaaagggaaaaaatgtaaaaaaaaattctgcagacttAAACAGTGGAGAGCAGTGATTAGTCAATATTTCACTcttttggggggcgggggggctcATCTGTCATAATTGGAGAGCAAATATTCTCTCTGCTTGCTGGGAAGGTGATAACATGCCCCCTGCCTGTGAGAGGGAGAATCGCAGCTCGTCTCCCCTCCAGCTTTGCTCTGCACACCCtggctgtaaattcagtattcccggcCCCACTTCAAACGGCTATAACTCTGGTTCTATAAGGGCGGACGTGCTTTTGGTTTTAAACCCAAGAATCTTAAAGGTAGAACAAGCTcagtttgtccaaaactgtaagaATGAACACCGTTCTCCCTAAACGGcttgggggttaaagaggaagcTCCATTCTCTAGGGCATCACACTGTTGGTGGCTAGGACCTCGGACCACCACTGATGTGCGGTGTGAAGGCCTCCACCGAGCACTCAGATTATATGTTGTGACATCCCTGAGCGGTGGATCATCTTCCCTGTATACCCACAGGCCACTGTGTAATACCCCACTCCTTCCTCCAGAGCAGCCAGCAGCTGCAGAGCTGCAGGTCGTGCAATTATCCAACTTACCGAACAGTTGTGGATTTAGAAGAACATCTCCATCTTGGCCCTCCAGCCCAGAGATAAAGGGGATCTTCCCCTGGCCAAGTGCCGTCACACAGACTATCAGGCCTGGTCAGGAgccacagccattctgtggaggTGCTGGAGATTTCTTCCGGCCCGACCGCCTCCAGTGGCTGAGGGTTGAGTTCTGCTAACAACCAAGCGGCTCCGGCAAGTGATTTGTTGCTCAGCAGCGGCGAGCCGCTACCAGTGCTAATTACCCCGTGTAACAGGTACCTTCATAAGATGCTTCTATGTGGAATGAAAGCAATGCACCGGTGTTCTCTAGTCCCCCGGGGTACAAAGAccaccagaccccccccccccagcacttctagaatgaaccccaggaggcacCAGAATAGAGTACAGGACTTTAATATGGCGATCCGTAAGAACAGGCTGTGCGGCTACTCCAGGTTCAGGTCCTTGGAGACCAGATCTTCCTCCACGTTCTCCAGCGCCCAGTGATGCTCCGTGATCTCCATGGCTTCCCATTCAGCCTGAACAGGACGGAAAATATTAAAGTGTGATGTTTACTTGTCGGCATTGAGGGGCGCCACGCGATAACTGAGGGGTAAACAGGGCAACGAGAGAAGACCCAAGCATCACCGCTCTGCATCGGCCAACTgcccactgtgaatggaggcggctgcAAGAGAGctccggccttaaaggggttcagtcattaaaaaacaaaaagattctAAACTTACCTCCTCTTCTccctgccgatcttctcctgtctcctgcagtctggggggggaagggggggtctgagtatagaatttttttttttaatgactagacccctttaaccctttccaatccaatttttttgccaCGCTCATTTTtctcagctccaatttattttgtgcgggaaagaggttggtggattacttggaacaacatagaaaaccacacaaataaattacctaatcataatctttatttgtatagcgccaacttattccgcagcgctttgatgattttattagcacttttagataaattaaaaggtttttatttattttgacttATAATTTTTTAGCGCGTGATACTTTTTGAAACAAATTGCAGGATGAAGTCACGGCTTCCTAGTACATGtttcacagtaaggccgcctgcagacggccgggtcggatccggctgcgagaattctcacagcgggacccgacccgagtgtctgcagagagcagcgcggacactcacctctcccgcggccccggctctctcatgtgccagctgctgggcaGTCGGCGCATGCACAGGGCGGGGCCGGCggcggtgagtgacgtttctatgcggggctctgcgagccctgcacagaaatagagcatgccgcgatttgtttgccgcgcggccgtctgcctaggattgtgtttgttaacgcaatcctatggcagcttccaggggcggaaattcagcaggaaatcccaccgcggaattttcgcccgtgtgcaggtgcccTAAAAGGTGGTTTCTCTCCTTCCCACTTTCTCATTTCTTTTGCTCACTATTATGTGAATAAGCGAGCTGCAAACAGCACTGATCAGCGCTCCATTCTGCATTTACTGAATGCCCCCCTGTTCCCAGTTCACTTACTGACATAAAAGTGTGTCGGGTGTCCTCTGGCAGCAGAGCGGGGGAGGGAAGCACATTCGGGcattcactatcagcactgataagcgctgggctcctcatttactgactgcactcatgttctttctcccctcctgtattgtcggagaatacagggcagcagggcagaggagaaggaacatctggctttcagtaaatgaagaatccagcgctgTTCAGTGCTGTTTGCATCTCACTTATTCACATAAGTGTGTCGGGTGGCCTCTGTCAGCAGAGCGGGGGAGGAAACAgcatgtcgggcctgccccgacatcggagctatagaggaaaatgatgatgtcaggGCAGccccgacagtggattggaaagggttaagtggacACAGCCTCTTGGGTACTTCTAAAGGTGGGCAGCAGGGGGCGACATACATGAGACTTCCAGAAGCAAGGACAACCTGGAGAGTGCCTTTATAACAAGCAGCTGATCAAGAACTATTCTCTGCCCCCTCCACGTGGCCGACGGGGGTTGGGAAGACCTCACTTACTTTGAAGGCTTTGTTGGTGTCTTGGGGTGCGGCCATCGCAGCTCCTGTCATCTGGTCCTGCATGATGCGGCTCTGGTCTGCAGCTGAATGGGACAAACAAGCCCAAGAAGTTAACTTTACCCTAAAAGGGTTAACAGATGGCCCTATACTGGGTGGTGGACAGCCTGCGGCTCTCCAGCTGAtgcaagactacaactcccagcatgctctagggGCCTTGGGCTGCTAAGAGTTGTACTTTGACTGCTGGAGTCAGAAGTTGTAAACCTTGAAGGGGTCGTCCCATGAAACTACTGGATTTTCTGGACTAAAGACACTTTttaacaataaaaaacaaaaaaaatcttgctaaaaagtgtgCGAGTCTTTTGGTTGATGGAAGGAGGGTCTGACATTGCCAGATCCCTCTGGCTGCTTCTACAATCAGGCATATCACATCGGCCACTggcagcagtcctattgaaataaagTATGCTGGACCACCATTCCTTGGGGTTCGGTAGGTGGTCTCAGCTGTTGGACCCTCACAGATCCCTTCAACTGTCGCCAGCAGGAGGGCAGTTTAGGCTGGGGGTGGTTCTGTGACTCACCGTTGTCCTGTCCCAGAATCAGCGTGTACATACTCCGCAGGCCGAAGACGTTGAGGAAATACCAAGAGGCAGAGCTGACCCTACAAGAGAGCCACAGGTCAGGCCGAGCCCCGCAACCACAGGTCCGGCCACACACCCCAACCACAGGTCAGGCCGAGCCCCCCAACCGCAGGCCCGGCCACACACCCCACCACAGGTCAGGCCGAGCCCCCCAACCGCAGGCCCGGCCACACACCCCACCACAGGTCAGGCCGAGCCCCGCAACCACAGGTCAGGCCGAGGGTCGAGCCCCGCCACAGGGAGTCCAGCAGGAGATGTACTCACCAAGATGCGTCCAGAGACACAAGCTCAATGCCCCGCTGTAACATGGGCTTGAACCGCAGCGTCAGGGGGAAAGGAACCTTCGCTGGAAAGACAAGAAACGTCACTTGTGCTCTGAGAGAGCCCTCACTAGCGCCGCCCTTCAGGCAAGAATAACAGTGTGAACTGGTCCTTAATATCTGCCTCCCCTACAGAGATATGAGCACATCTGGCTCCAGGcccaaagcctgaggctgcactaccatCAGCTCGGGACAGCGTCTCCATGACAACGGAAGGCTTCAGTAGGGCAGCCTCAGGCTTCCAGCGATCCTGTCTCGGTGTAGGAGAAGGACAATAAACAGACAGTTTCTACATCTTTTTCTGCCTGAAAGGACCTTTAAGAAGCAAAGAATGTGGCGAGTCTTACTGGTGAGGAAGCCGGAGAAGGCCCAGTTGATCCAACCGCCGATGAGGATCATGGGGAGGACGTTGGTGAGGTTACCCTTCATCATCTCTGTCATCATGGAGGGATCTGCAGAGGGGCAAAAGGACAACATGAAGCAGGGGCCGGCGCTGGGGGAAGGGGAGGTCTCCAGAGAGCAGGGGCCGGCGCTGGGGGAAGGGGAGGTCCCCAGAGAACAGGGGCCGGCGCTGGGGGAAGGGGAGGTCCCCAGAGAGCAGGGGCCGGCGCTGGGGGAAGGGGAGGTCCTGGGAGAACAGGGGCCAGCGCTGGGGGAAGGGGAGGTCCCCAGAGAGCAGGGGCCGGCGCTGGGGGAAGGGGAGGTCCTGGGAGAGCAGGGGCCAGCGCTGGAGGAAGGGGAGGTCCCCGGGGAGCAGGGGCCGGCGCTGGGGGAAGGGGCTGGTGCTGCGGGAGGGGAGGTCTGTACCTACCTGTCATCGGGTTCTTCTGCACCACCTTCCTCTTGGTCTTCTTGAAGAAGCCGGTCTCCGCGTCGTTGAAATAGAACTTCCTCATGAGGAATGACTTGGGGCGAAGAGAAGAACAAGGGTCACAGGGGGTGCAGTAACGACCCATCTAAAAGCTGGCAGTCCCCTCACCCGTCGCAGCAGCATCTCCATGGCGTCAGGTGAGCCGTTGCTGTACATTCAGAGTCTGACGCACCCCGGAGCAGACAATACCCCTGTGCAGAGAGCG
Protein-coding sequences here:
- the LOC136579900 gene encoding ER membrane protein complex subunit 3-like; this encodes MASPELLLDSSIRLWVVLPIVFITFLSGLLRHHVTRLLQGEKRAELEPLSDSQILIRSRILRENGKYIPRQSFLMRKFYFNDAETGFFKKTKRKVVQKNPMTDPSMMTEMMKGNLTNVLPMILIGGWINWAFSGFLTTKVPFPLTLRFKPMLQRGIELVSLDASWVSSASWYFLNVFGLRSMYTLILGQDNAADQSRIMQDQMTGAAMAAPQDTNKAFKAEWEAMEITEHHWALENVEEDLVSKDLNLE